A portion of the Mycolicibacterium gilvum genome contains these proteins:
- a CDS encoding helix-turn-helix domain-containing protein encodes MVTVEADLVSVESRLAAGEIGCPSCDDGVLGGWGFARPRRIRGVAGAVRPRRGRCRSCLVTHVLLPVMMFARRGYGAQTIWNALVQRADGFGHRRIAENLRVPATTVRGWLRRVAGRVESVRAWFIQVAMRTGIDVPVPQGFGCGWRDLVAAIITAAAAIGQRFGPAGVLGVVTPHLVMVAVSGGRLLAPDWLPA; translated from the coding sequence ATGGTGACGGTAGAGGCTGATCTGGTTTCCGTCGAGTCCCGGCTGGCTGCCGGCGAGATCGGGTGCCCGTCCTGCGACGACGGTGTGCTGGGCGGCTGGGGATTTGCCCGGCCCCGCCGCATCCGCGGCGTAGCTGGCGCGGTGCGTCCGCGACGGGGGCGTTGCCGGTCGTGTCTGGTGACGCATGTGCTGCTGCCGGTGATGATGTTTGCGCGTAGAGGGTATGGCGCACAGACGATTTGGAATGCGTTGGTGCAGCGAGCCGACGGCTTTGGGCATCGCCGAATCGCGGAGAATCTGAGGGTGCCAGCGACCACGGTGCGCGGATGGCTGCGCCGGGTGGCCGGGCGTGTGGAGTCAGTGCGGGCGTGGTTCATCCAGGTCGCGATGCGCACCGGAATAGACGTGCCGGTCCCGCAGGGGTTCGGCTGCGGCTGGCGTGATCTGGTGGCCGCGATAATCACCGCCGCTGCGGCGATCGGTCAGCGGTTCGGCCCGGCGGGGGTGCTGGGCGTGGTGACGCCGCACTTGGTGATGGTGGCGGTCAGCGGCGGGCGGCTGTTGGCGCCGGACTGGTTACCGGCATGA